A single region of the Candidatus Eremiobacteraceae bacterium genome encodes:
- a CDS encoding M55 family metallopeptidase — protein MTSAGKTRGTSIFASVDLEGCATLVHWDEVRPSADAAYERARRLMTSEVDAALRGAFSAGAANAIVNDSHSVMRNLLLDELDPRVKVVSGRLKPQFMLQGIEGCDAAFFIGYHGAIGDAQAVMGHTYSPRIIFECRLNGEPVGETTINAALAGHYGVPVALVSADRTTLEEVRRNLPWAVTVETKESIGYFAADSLSPSMVCGLLEEAGARAMTRLPEMRPFSLAAPIEMEIDTQRTSQADMLELVPGMRRTASRSVAYRAGDFAEIYRALMAVIYLGAAG, from the coding sequence ATGACTTCGGCCGGCAAAACGCGCGGAACGTCGATCTTCGCATCCGTCGATCTTGAAGGCTGCGCGACGCTCGTCCATTGGGATGAAGTCCGTCCGTCCGCCGATGCTGCGTACGAGCGGGCGCGGCGGCTCATGACGTCGGAAGTCGACGCCGCGCTGCGCGGCGCGTTTTCTGCGGGCGCCGCGAATGCGATCGTCAACGACTCGCATTCGGTCATGCGCAACCTGTTGCTCGACGAACTCGATCCACGGGTGAAGGTCGTCTCGGGGCGCCTGAAGCCGCAGTTCATGCTCCAGGGGATCGAAGGCTGCGACGCGGCCTTTTTCATCGGCTATCACGGCGCGATAGGCGACGCGCAGGCGGTCATGGGCCACACGTACAGTCCGCGCATCATATTCGAGTGCAGGCTCAATGGCGAGCCGGTCGGCGAGACGACGATCAACGCTGCCCTCGCGGGCCACTACGGCGTGCCGGTGGCGCTCGTAAGCGCCGACCGGACGACGCTCGAAGAGGTCCGCCGCAATCTGCCGTGGGCCGTGACGGTCGAGACGAAGGAGAGCATCGGCTATTTCGCGGCCGACAGCCTGTCGCCGTCGATGGTGTGCGGGTTGCTCGAAGAAGCCGGCGCGCGCGCCATGACGCGTCTGCCGGAGATGCGGCCGTTCTCACTCGCGGCACCGATCGAGATGGAGATCGACACGCAGCGTACGTCGCAAGCGGACATGCTCGAACTCGTGCCAGGCATGCGGCGGACGGCGTCGCGAAGCGTCGCGTATCGCGCCGGCGACTTCGCGGAGATCTACCGCGCCTTGATGGCGGTCATCTACCTCGGCGCGGCGGGATAG